From one Bacteroides eggerthii genomic stretch:
- a CDS encoding RagB/SusD family nutrient uptake outer membrane protein — protein sequence MKKIFLSIALLSSMMFTACEDMLDVEQKATSNTANFYKTDADAESALTAMYATYINEIGGTEGIWNAYIMGLNYSADDVFAAGGDINDHADFRILNEFRYDASSLPIGNLYNHIYKAIYSANLIIHYFGETADTPIKKRAVAEAKVMRAWAHMLAAQVYYQPPLIDHLITDEKPVNAESQKAIFDWCVKECEDALFDLPDRNGKNDKEGAWVVTKGFAQFVAGKSALFAGDNAKVISVMKPLVESENYDLVPGERFRDLFHVEGDGCEEKIFEFNYITNTAAAGGADAWRVGNNRGRWMVANVLNWRGDDIQGGGKSPLICSTGGWGGGSINHEFAHKMLANDGDSYRRKATFLTSDEFFYDEELCGWKSDATCTTRAQKEKDPERGITNTYGSFSRSDVMEVKMMMHPNDADLSVGDNCNNTNLCIARLGEAYLIYAEACIASNQLGEAKKYINKIQNRAGSKTVSETVDLKVLQDEKQYELWFEGCRWFDIVRWGIAKECYDKVLDNIPYQTDEYWTSPANARKPHKLVYDVRHPFAEAGITLKFVEGKHEYWPLPQNIIEINDQIHQVRGWAK from the coding sequence ATGAAAAAAATATTTTTATCAATCGCTTTGCTTTCAAGTATGATGTTCACCGCGTGTGAAGACATGCTTGATGTGGAACAGAAAGCAACCAGCAATACAGCTAACTTCTACAAGACTGATGCGGATGCCGAATCCGCGCTGACAGCCATGTACGCTACTTATATCAATGAAATCGGTGGTACTGAAGGTATTTGGAATGCCTATATCATGGGGCTTAACTACTCTGCCGACGATGTGTTTGCAGCCGGTGGTGACATTAACGACCACGCAGATTTCCGTATCCTTAATGAGTTCCGTTATGATGCCAGCTCTCTCCCTATCGGTAATCTTTATAATCACATTTATAAGGCAATCTATTCTGCCAACTTGATAATTCACTATTTTGGTGAAACAGCAGATACTCCTATTAAGAAACGAGCTGTTGCCGAAGCTAAGGTTATGCGTGCATGGGCACACATGTTGGCTGCACAGGTGTATTATCAACCTCCTTTGATTGACCACCTCATCACCGATGAAAAACCGGTTAATGCTGAGTCACAAAAGGCTATCTTTGACTGGTGCGTGAAAGAATGTGAAGACGCTCTTTTTGACTTGCCCGATCGTAATGGTAAGAATGATAAAGAAGGTGCTTGGGTTGTAACTAAAGGTTTCGCTCAATTCGTAGCCGGTAAGTCTGCTCTTTTTGCAGGTGACAATGCTAAGGTGATTAGCGTAATGAAGCCCCTTGTAGAGTCTGAAAACTACGACCTCGTTCCGGGTGAACGTTTCCGCGACTTGTTCCACGTAGAAGGTGATGGTTGTGAAGAAAAGATTTTCGAATTCAACTATATTACTAATACAGCGGCTGCAGGTGGTGCAGATGCTTGGAGAGTCGGTAATAATCGTGGCCGTTGGATGGTAGCTAACGTACTTAACTGGCGTGGTGATGATATTCAAGGTGGTGGTAAGAGTCCGCTTATTTGTTCAACCGGTGGTTGGGGTGGTGGCTCTATCAATCATGAGTTTGCTCACAAAATGCTGGCAAACGATGGTGACAGCTATCGTCGTAAAGCTACTTTCTTGACTTCCGATGAATTCTTTTACGATGAAGAACTTTGCGGTTGGAAAAGCGATGCTACTTGCACTACTCGCGCACAAAAAGAAAAAGACCCGGAACGTGGTATTACCAATACTTATGGCTCATTCTCTCGTAGTGACGTGATGGAAGTGAAGATGATGATGCATCCTAACGATGCTGACTTATCTGTAGGTGACAACTGTAACAATACGAACCTCTGTATTGCTCGTTTGGGTGAAGCTTATCTGATTTATGCAGAAGCTTGTATCGCATCAAATCAACTTGGTGAAGCTAAGAAATATATCAACAAGATTCAAAATCGTGCAGGTTCAAAGACTGTATCTGAAACTGTTGACCTCAAAGTGCTTCAAGACGAAAAGCAATATGAACTTTGGTTCGAAGGCTGCCGTTGGTTCGATATCGTTCGTTGGGGTATTGCTAAGGAATGCTACGACAAGGTGCTTGATAACATCCCTTATCAAACTGACGAATATTGGACTTCCCCTGCAAATGCCAGAAAGCCTCACAAACTTGTGTATGACGTACGTCACCCATTTGCCGAGGCTGGTATTACACTTAAATTTGTTGAGGGTAAGCACGAATACTGGCCACTCCCACAAAATATAATCGAAATCAACGACCAAATACATCAAGTACGCGGTTGGGCAAAATAA
- a CDS encoding IS3 family transposase: MVQSVSRKGNCRDNSVMENFFGLMKSELLYNKEFKSMKEFKKELEAYIDWYNNDRIRGLRE, from the coding sequence ATAGTACAAAGCGTGTCACGAAAGGGAAATTGCCGGGATAACTCTGTTATGGAAAACTTCTTTGGGCTTATGAAGTCAGAACTATTATACAACAAAGAATTTAAATCCATGAAAGAGTTCAAGAAGGAACTAGAGGCATATATTGATTGGTATAATAATGATAGAATTAGAGGCTTAAGGGAATGA
- a CDS encoding glycoside hydrolase family 43 protein — MKKNLLFIFCAIVLLAGCVQRPQLPTFQNTGNPLVKDKFTADPAPLVYDGTLYLYVGHDEFYEGQDTAHGGKEFNITEWLCYSTQDMQTWTDHGVVLKPTDFKWGIGEAWASQVIEHNGKFYYYTTVQAGEPYNSKAIGVAVGDTPTGPFTDAIGQPLVTDDMTSNGPRGWWNDIDPTALIDDNGQAWLCWGNGTCFLAKLKPNLTEIDGDIQVVDLPRYVEGPWLHKHGNLYYLTYASFGQGRETISYATAPGMEGPWTPQGELTGMAENSFTIHPGIAEFQGKWYLFYHNATLTLDGHAGAIGRRSVCVDELKYNPDGTMQTVIQTKQGVAK, encoded by the coding sequence ATGAAAAAGAATTTGCTTTTTATTTTTTGTGCCATTGTCCTGCTGGCAGGATGTGTACAACGCCCACAATTACCCACTTTTCAAAACACAGGCAACCCCTTAGTTAAAGACAAATTTACAGCAGATCCGGCTCCGCTTGTATACGACGGAACTCTCTATCTTTACGTAGGGCACGACGAGTTCTATGAAGGTCAGGACACTGCTCATGGCGGCAAAGAATTCAACATTACCGAATGGTTATGTTACTCTACACAGGACATGCAAACATGGACTGATCATGGTGTTGTATTGAAGCCCACAGACTTCAAATGGGGGATTGGTGAAGCATGGGCCTCACAAGTTATAGAGCACAATGGCAAATTCTATTACTATACTACTGTACAAGCCGGTGAACCCTACAATAGCAAAGCAATCGGTGTAGCCGTCGGAGATACTCCCACCGGACCTTTTACTGACGCAATCGGCCAGCCTCTTGTAACCGATGATATGACCTCCAACGGTCCACGTGGCTGGTGGAATGACATAGATCCTACTGCCTTAATCGATGACAATGGACAAGCATGGCTTTGTTGGGGAAATGGGACTTGTTTCCTTGCCAAATTAAAGCCCAATCTCACCGAAATTGACGGGGATATCCAAGTAGTAGACCTGCCCCGTTATGTAGAAGGTCCATGGTTACATAAACATGGCAATTTGTATTACCTCACATATGCATCATTCGGACAAGGGCGTGAAACCATATCTTATGCCACCGCTCCTGGCATGGAAGGTCCATGGACACCACAAGGGGAGTTGACCGGCATGGCAGAAAACAGTTTTACAATCCATCCGGGAATTGCCGAATTCCAAGGCAAGTGGTATCTGTTCTACCACAATGCAACGTTAACACTTGATGGTCATGCCGGAGCAATAGGACGACGCAGCGTATGTGTGGATGAATTAAAGTATAATCCAGACGGTACCATGCAGACTGTAATACAGACCAAGCAAGGAGTAGCGAAATAG